The Anaeromusa acidaminophila DSM 3853 genome includes a region encoding these proteins:
- the pduB gene encoding propanediol utilization microcompartment protein PduB, whose amino-acid sequence MQEQLIDKVMDEIKKRMESQGVAAPTEAPAAAACTANPGMTEYVGTAIGDTIGLVIANVDPMLHAQMKLDPKYRSIGIIGGRTGAGPHIMAADEAVKATNTEIVTIELARDTKGGAGHGCLIIFGAEEVSDARRAVEVALKELDRTFGDVYGNDAGHLELQYTARASYAINKAFNAPVGKAFGLIVGAPAAIGVLMSDVAVKTANVELVGYASPAGGTSYSNEVIIMITGDSGAVRQSVLAAKDAGKKLLEALGGPAPSATKPYI is encoded by the coding sequence ATGCAAGAACAGTTAATTGACAAGGTTATGGATGAAATTAAAAAACGCATGGAGTCTCAAGGAGTTGCTGCTCCGACGGAAGCTCCGGCCGCTGCCGCTTGCACAGCTAACCCGGGAATGACTGAATACGTTGGTACTGCTATCGGCGATACTATCGGTTTGGTAATTGCTAACGTAGATCCCATGCTACATGCGCAGATGAAACTGGATCCCAAATACCGCTCGATCGGTATCATCGGCGGTCGTACCGGCGCTGGCCCGCACATCATGGCGGCGGACGAAGCGGTTAAAGCGACCAATACGGAAATCGTCACCATCGAACTGGCCCGTGATACTAAAGGTGGCGCTGGTCATGGATGTCTCATCATTTTTGGTGCGGAAGAAGTGTCTGACGCTCGCCGCGCAGTTGAAGTGGCCCTGAAAGAACTGGACCGCACCTTCGGCGACGTATACGGCAATGACGCAGGCCATCTGGAGCTGCAATACACCGCTCGCGCCAGCTACGCCATCAACAAAGCGTTCAATGCGCCTGTTGGCAAAGCGTTCGGCCTGATTGTAGGCGCTCCGGCGGCTATCGGCGTGCTGATGTCCGATGTGGCTGTCAAAACAGCGAATGTGGAGCTTGTCGGTTATGCCAGCCCTGCTGGCGGCACCAGCTACTCCAACGAAGTGATCATCATGATTACCGGCGACTCCGGCGCGGTTCGCCAGTCGGTTTTGGCTGCTAAAGATGCAGGCAAGAAGTTGCTCGAAGCCTTGGGCGGCCCGGCTCCGTCCGCGACTAAACCTTATATTTAA
- the pduA gene encoding propanediol utilization microcompartment protein PduA — protein MNEALGMVETKGLVGAIEAADAMVKAANVHLVGYEKIGSGLVTVMVRGDVGAVKAATDAGSAAAGKVGQVVSVHVIPRPHTDVESILPKQV, from the coding sequence ATGAACGAAGCATTGGGTATGGTGGAAACGAAAGGTCTTGTCGGCGCCATTGAAGCGGCTGATGCCATGGTCAAGGCAGCCAATGTACATTTGGTTGGCTACGAAAAAATCGGCTCCGGCCTGGTGACGGTTATGGTACGTGGCGACGTAGGCGCTGTTAAGGCGGCTACCGACGCTGGCAGCGCTGCTGCCGGCAAAGTAGGCCAGGTTGTCTCCGTACACGTCATTCCTCGCCCCCACACGGATGTGGAAAGCATTCTGCCGAAACAGGTTTAA
- a CDS encoding propanediol/glycerol family dehydratase large subunit, which translates to MKRSKRFEALEARPVNQDGFVVEWPEVGLIAMGSPNDPIPSIKIQNGRVVEMDGVPRDKFDFIDQFIADYAIDVTVAEKSMAMGNEEIAKLLVDVNVSRDEIVKVFRGLTAAKIVAVLNTMNVVEMMMALQKMRARKRPSNQCHITNVADNPVLIAADAAEASMRGFDEMETTVAVVRYAPFNALSMLIGGQTGRRGTLIQCALEEATELQLGMRGITAYAETISVYGTENVFVDGDDTPWSKAFLASAYASRGLKMRFTSGTGAEVQMGYAEGKSMLYLEVRCIMITRGAGVQGLQNGSVSCIGVPAAVPSGIRAVLAENLTTTMLDLEVASSNDQTFTHSDIRRTARTLMQMLPGTDFICSGYSGVPNYDNMFAGSNWDVDDYDDWNIIQRDLKVDGGLRPAAEEDVIAVRNKAARALQAVYRELGFPAITDEEVEAATYAHGSKDMPARNIVEDLKAAQEMMSRGITGIDVVKALSKAGFQDLAENVLNLLKQRVSGDYLHTSAILDSNFHVVSAVNDANDYRGPGTGYRMSDERWNEIKTIRQALNPSDFDV; encoded by the coding sequence ATGAAACGATCCAAACGGTTTGAAGCGTTGGAAGCCCGCCCTGTTAACCAGGACGGCTTCGTGGTTGAATGGCCCGAAGTGGGTCTGATTGCCATGGGCAGTCCCAACGATCCGATTCCTAGCATTAAAATCCAAAACGGCCGTGTAGTTGAAATGGACGGCGTGCCGCGTGATAAATTCGATTTTATTGATCAGTTTATTGCGGACTATGCCATTGACGTGACGGTAGCGGAAAAATCCATGGCGATGGGCAATGAAGAAATTGCCAAATTGCTTGTGGACGTAAACGTGTCCCGTGACGAGATCGTCAAGGTCTTTCGTGGCCTGACCGCCGCCAAGATCGTGGCGGTACTTAACACCATGAACGTGGTGGAAATGATGATGGCGCTGCAGAAGATGCGCGCGCGTAAGCGTCCTTCCAACCAATGCCATATTACCAACGTAGCTGACAATCCGGTGCTGATTGCTGCTGATGCAGCGGAAGCTTCCATGCGCGGCTTCGATGAAATGGAAACCACTGTTGCTGTTGTGCGTTACGCTCCGTTCAATGCGCTGTCCATGCTGATTGGCGGCCAAACCGGACGTCGCGGCACCTTGATCCAATGCGCTTTGGAAGAAGCTACCGAGCTGCAGCTGGGCATGCGCGGCATTACGGCTTATGCGGAGACTATTTCCGTATATGGCACGGAAAACGTGTTTGTTGACGGCGATGACACTCCTTGGTCCAAAGCGTTCTTGGCTTCGGCCTATGCTTCGCGCGGCCTGAAAATGCGCTTTACCTCCGGTACTGGCGCCGAAGTGCAGATGGGTTACGCCGAAGGCAAATCCATGCTGTACTTGGAAGTGCGCTGCATCATGATTACCCGCGGCGCTGGCGTACAGGGCCTCCAGAACGGCTCGGTAAGCTGCATCGGCGTGCCTGCGGCGGTTCCGTCCGGCATTCGTGCTGTTTTGGCGGAAAACCTGACTACTACCATGCTGGATCTGGAAGTTGCCTCTAGTAATGACCAGACCTTCACCCATTCCGACATTCGCCGGACAGCTCGTACGCTCATGCAGATGCTGCCTGGCACGGACTTTATCTGCTCCGGTTACAGCGGCGTGCCTAACTATGACAACATGTTCGCCGGCTCCAACTGGGATGTAGATGATTATGACGACTGGAACATTATCCAGCGTGACCTTAAAGTCGACGGCGGCCTGCGTCCGGCAGCGGAAGAAGATGTCATTGCCGTACGTAATAAAGCAGCTCGGGCTCTCCAGGCTGTGTACCGCGAGCTGGGCTTCCCGGCCATTACTGACGAGGAAGTGGAAGCGGCTACCTATGCTCATGGCAGCAAGGATATGCCCGCCCGTAATATCGTCGAGGATCTCAAAGCCGCTCAGGAAATGATGAGCCGCGGCATTACCGGCATTGACGTAGTCAAAGCCTTGTCGAAAGCCGGCTTCCAAGACCTGGCGGAGAACGTTCTCAACCTGCTCAAACAGCGCGTATCCGGAGATTATCTCCATACGTCGGCTATTTTGGACAGCAACTTCCATGTAGTTAGCGCCGTTAATGACGCCAACGACTATCGCGGTCCCGGAACCGGCTATCGCATGAGCGATGAGCGCTGGAACGAAATCAAGACCATTCGTCAGGCTTTAAATCCGTCTGACTTTGACGTTTAA
- a CDS encoding propanediol/glycerol family dehydratase medium subunit, producing the protein MQISEQMIREIVAQVMQGMEQPTAASAPVKKAVVGRPMTLVEKGEAKAGTWADEVIIALAPAFGKYQNKTIVDVPHSDVLREIISGIEEEGLKARVIRVLRSSDVAFVAHDATKLSGSGISIGIQSRGTTVIHQKDLPPLSNLELFPQSPLLDLEAYRAIGRNAAKYAKGESPTPVPTRNDQMARPKFQAKAAILHIKETEHVVPGAKAVEIEVQF; encoded by the coding sequence ATGCAAATCAGCGAACAAATGATTCGTGAGATTGTCGCACAGGTGATGCAAGGCATGGAACAGCCTACTGCCGCCAGTGCGCCTGTAAAAAAAGCGGTTGTCGGCCGTCCGATGACCTTGGTGGAAAAAGGCGAAGCAAAAGCGGGAACTTGGGCCGATGAAGTGATCATCGCTCTGGCCCCTGCCTTTGGCAAATACCAGAACAAAACCATCGTAGACGTGCCCCACAGCGATGTGCTGCGGGAAATCATCTCCGGTATTGAGGAAGAAGGGCTCAAAGCACGGGTTATCCGCGTGCTGCGCTCTTCGGATGTGGCCTTTGTCGCTCATGATGCAACAAAATTGAGTGGTTCCGGCATTTCGATCGGCATTCAGTCTCGCGGCACGACAGTCATTCATCAGAAAGACCTGCCGCCGCTGAGCAACCTGGAACTATTCCCGCAGTCGCCGCTGCTGGACTTGGAAGCGTACCGCGCCATTGGCCGTAATGCTGCTAAATACGCGAAGGGCGAATCTCCGACTCCGGTACCGACTCGGAATGATCAGATGGCCCGGCCTAAATTCCAGGCTAAAGCCGCTATCCTTCACATCAAGGAAACGGAACATGTCGTTCCCGGTGCTAAAGCGGTAGAAATTGAAGTGCAGTTTTAA
- a CDS encoding diol dehydratase small subunit yields MSQNKMIEDIVREVMRSMHQAPQGGAVAAAVPTKGFCPAQDYPLAEKHPDLVKTPSGKSLNDITLDKVLGGQVTADDVRISPETLRMQAEIADGVGRTQFAANLRRAAELTAIPDNRILEIYNALRPNRSTKAELLAIADEMEHKYSAKINADFVREAADVYERRNRLRVD; encoded by the coding sequence ATGTCTCAAAATAAGATGATTGAAGATATTGTGCGTGAGGTCATGCGCTCCATGCACCAGGCTCCGCAAGGCGGCGCTGTGGCTGCTGCCGTGCCGACTAAAGGATTCTGCCCGGCTCAGGATTATCCGCTGGCGGAAAAACATCCTGACTTGGTCAAGACTCCTAGCGGCAAATCGCTGAACGATATTACGTTGGACAAAGTATTGGGCGGTCAGGTTACGGCCGACGATGTGCGCATCAGCCCGGAAACGTTGCGTATGCAAGCGGAAATTGCCGACGGCGTAGGCCGGACGCAGTTTGCTGCTAATCTGCGCCGCGCTGCAGAACTGACAGCCATTCCGGATAACCGTATTTTGGAAATCTACAATGCGCTGCGCCCGAACCGTTCGACCAAAGCGGAACTTTTGGCGATTGCCGATGAAATGGAACATAAATACAGCGCCAAAATCAATGCCGACTTTGTTCGGGAAGCTGCTGACGTATACGAACGCCGCAATCGTCTCCGCGTAGACTAG
- a CDS encoding diol dehydratase reactivase subunit alpha, whose amino-acid sequence MAIIAGVDIGNSTTEVCLARIDAGQPLQFLASSIVKTTGIKGTLANVPGIVQAIQDALKKTGLTMRDLSQVRLNEATPVIGDLAMETITETIITESTMIGHNPSTPGGIGLGVGVTILMEELPRTNAGESVLCIIPRGVDFEDAAKTLNAALARGVDVQGAIVCQDDAVLIANRVNKAMPILDEVAFIDKVPLHMLAAVEVAEAGRTITTLSNPYGIATVFGLNADETKMVVPIARALIGNRSAVVVRTPQGDVKARAIPAGFITVLGQKGRNEVDVEAGASKIMEAVERVQPVQDVQGEAGTNVNGMLERVRQVMGDLTAQPLGEMKIQDILAVDTFVPQKVQGGLAGEFALENAVALAAMVKTSRLPMQQIADRLTSELGIGVVIAGVEANMAILGAMTTPGTDKPLAILDMGGGSTDAAIITRDEKVHAIHLGGAGDMVTMLINSELGLNDLSLAEEIKKYPLAKVESLYHIRLEDGTVRFFSEHLPPHVFARNVILKEDDMVPIPTDHALDRIRHVRREAKKRVFVTNALRSLARVAPTGNIRHIEFVVLVGGSALDFEVADMVSDALAEYGIVCGRGNIRGCEGPRNAVATGLVLSYTHEGPGREA is encoded by the coding sequence ATGGCGATCATTGCAGGGGTGGATATCGGCAATTCCACCACAGAAGTATGCCTGGCCAGAATTGATGCAGGTCAGCCCTTGCAATTTTTGGCCAGCAGCATTGTAAAAACAACCGGGATTAAGGGGACGCTGGCTAATGTGCCGGGCATCGTGCAGGCGATTCAGGACGCCTTAAAGAAGACCGGCCTTACCATGCGCGATTTGTCTCAGGTTCGTTTGAACGAAGCTACGCCGGTTATCGGCGATTTGGCAATGGAGACCATTACGGAAACCATTATTACCGAATCGACCATGATCGGGCACAATCCTTCCACGCCGGGCGGAATCGGTCTGGGCGTGGGCGTGACGATTCTTATGGAAGAATTGCCGCGCACCAATGCCGGGGAAAGCGTATTGTGTATTATTCCCCGGGGAGTTGATTTTGAAGACGCTGCCAAAACGCTCAATGCGGCCTTAGCCCGAGGAGTTGACGTGCAAGGCGCCATCGTCTGTCAGGATGATGCGGTGCTCATTGCCAACCGGGTAAACAAAGCGATGCCCATTTTGGACGAGGTGGCGTTTATCGACAAAGTTCCTTTGCACATGTTGGCGGCTGTTGAGGTGGCCGAAGCGGGACGAACCATTACGACCCTGTCCAATCCCTATGGCATTGCGACGGTCTTTGGCCTGAACGCGGACGAAACCAAGATGGTAGTGCCTATTGCCAGAGCCTTGATCGGCAATCGTTCCGCAGTGGTGGTGCGTACGCCTCAAGGGGATGTCAAGGCGCGCGCCATTCCGGCCGGTTTTATTACCGTGCTGGGGCAAAAGGGACGGAACGAAGTGGATGTGGAGGCTGGCGCCTCGAAAATCATGGAAGCCGTGGAACGTGTGCAGCCGGTACAGGATGTGCAAGGAGAAGCGGGAACCAATGTCAATGGCATGCTGGAACGTGTGCGGCAGGTCATGGGCGATTTGACGGCGCAGCCTTTAGGCGAAATGAAAATCCAGGACATCTTGGCGGTGGATACCTTTGTGCCTCAAAAGGTGCAAGGCGGTCTGGCCGGCGAATTTGCCTTGGAGAATGCCGTGGCCTTGGCGGCCATGGTGAAAACCAGCCGGTTGCCGATGCAGCAGATTGCTGATCGGCTGACGTCCGAACTGGGAATCGGCGTGGTCATCGCCGGCGTAGAAGCGAATATGGCCATTTTGGGAGCCATGACAACACCGGGAACGGATAAGCCTTTGGCGATTCTGGATATGGGCGGCGGTTCGACCGATGCGGCTATTATCACCCGCGATGAAAAGGTGCATGCCATTCATCTTGGCGGCGCCGGAGACATGGTGACCATGTTGATCAATTCGGAGCTAGGGTTGAATGATTTGTCCCTGGCGGAAGAAATCAAAAAGTATCCTTTGGCCAAGGTGGAAAGCCTGTACCATATTCGTCTGGAAGACGGCACAGTGCGCTTTTTCTCGGAGCATCTGCCGCCGCATGTCTTCGCTAGAAACGTAATTTTAAAAGAAGACGATATGGTTCCCATTCCGACGGATCATGCGCTGGATCGCATTCGCCATGTCCGGCGGGAGGCCAAGAAAAGAGTGTTCGTGACCAATGCGCTGCGGTCGTTGGCGCGAGTGGCTCCGACGGGAAACATTCGGCACATTGAGTTCGTGGTTCTTGTTGGCGGTTCGGCGCTGGATTTTGAAGTTGCGGATATGGTAAGCGATGCGTTGGCTGAATATGGCATTGTTTGCGGTCGCGGCAACATTCGAGGTTGTGAAGGCCCGCGCAACGCCGTAGCTACTGGCTTGGTGCTGTCGTATACGCATGAAGGCCCTGGCAGAGAGGCGTGA